Proteins co-encoded in one Paraburkholderia terrae genomic window:
- a CDS encoding C-terminal binding protein, which produces MSDTVFLTDYAWPDDSVERDIVESAGMQLISGPAAPLPASEIEAMVREHRPSAILTCWAPVSANAVEASVRLQIVARLGVGLDNIAVDAATARGVLVTNVPDYCVEEVSDHAVGFALAWTRGLILFDREVRAGHWSPADARLRRLGALTCGLVGFGRIARATARKLGAFGCQLLAHDPFLRDDVAGVQAVELDELLTNSDIVIVHAPLTNGTRHLINRERLARMRRGSLLINVSRGGIVDTDAVIEALQNGQLSAAALDVLESEPVVPGELLRERGAMLTPHVAFSSDASLLELRRRAAEEVVRVLRGQAPHNPCNLSPA; this is translated from the coding sequence CGGCATGCAGCTGATAAGCGGACCGGCCGCTCCGCTGCCCGCGTCTGAAATCGAAGCGATGGTGCGAGAGCATCGCCCTTCTGCAATCCTTACCTGCTGGGCACCCGTGTCGGCCAACGCCGTCGAGGCCTCTGTGCGGCTGCAGATCGTTGCAAGGCTTGGCGTGGGGCTGGACAACATCGCTGTGGACGCCGCCACCGCTCGCGGTGTTCTCGTCACGAACGTGCCGGACTACTGTGTCGAAGAGGTTTCCGATCATGCCGTCGGATTTGCGCTCGCATGGACACGCGGACTGATCCTTTTCGATCGGGAGGTCCGCGCTGGGCACTGGTCTCCCGCCGATGCCAGACTGCGTCGGCTAGGCGCACTCACTTGCGGACTCGTCGGCTTCGGTCGCATTGCGCGCGCAACGGCCCGCAAGCTTGGCGCCTTCGGCTGCCAACTGCTCGCTCATGATCCATTTCTGCGTGATGACGTAGCGGGCGTGCAAGCCGTTGAACTCGATGAACTTCTGACGAATAGCGACATCGTGATCGTGCATGCTCCGCTCACCAACGGCACCCGGCACCTGATCAACCGCGAGCGGCTTGCGCGCATGCGGCGCGGCAGCCTGTTGATCAATGTGAGCCGTGGCGGCATCGTTGATACCGACGCCGTTATCGAAGCACTACAGAACGGTCAACTGTCAGCGGCAGCGCTGGACGTACTCGAATCCGAGCCAGTCGTACCGGGGGAATTGCTGCGCGAGCGCGGCGCCATGTTGACGCCCCATGTCGCGTTTTCGTCTGATGCATCGTTGCTGGAGCTTCGTAGACGAGCGGCCGAAGAAGTGGTGCGGGTACTACGCGGCCAGGCACCACACAACCCATGCAATCTGTCGCCAGCGTAA